The nucleotide sequence aaataaagtTTTGCAGCCATAATCCATGAATAGCAGCCTCAAAAGCATGCTATGAACTCAACTTCCATAGTGAATGCGGCGATGACGAACTGcttcatattttttcatgagacTGCTTCTCTAACTAATAGGAACATGTAgacaaatgtatattttttttgtatcaacATATCtgacaaaatttgaatttgaatattcAATCACCTCAAAACGATCGGATCTCCTTTAGTGAATATATGATCCTTCATTCCTTGCAAGTATCTGAGAACTTTCTTTGCAGATTTCTAATGATTCAAACCTAGATTACTTTGATACTCACCTAACATTTTGACAACAAAACTAATGTCTAGTCTAGTGCAAGTTGGAGCATACATTAAACTCCCAACCACAAATGCATaaggaatattttttatttattcttgttttaattcattttattgGACATTGTATAAGGTTAAATTTATTCTCCTTTTGAATTAGAACTACCCTTGTTAAGCATTTATCTATCTtaaatttctctaaaattttattaacgTAGGCTTTTTGAGACAACTTTAACAATTCTTGTGatttatcacaaaatatttCTATTCCTATCATATAGGTTGCCTCTCtcatatctttcatttcaaaattcttagaGAGATATTTCTTGATTTCATATAATAACTcttgtttaagtccatatattgatttctttaatttacacttgatgtattcttttttcttaattGGAAAGTCTTCAGATTGATCTatataaatctcttcctctaaattttcattaaaaaaaacagTCTTAACATCCATCTAATATAATTCTAAATCATAATAAGTTACTAAAATCATAATGATTTTAAGAgaatatttcttaaaaattggtgaaaaagTTTCTTTATAATCAATGCCATCATGTTGAGTAAAACTTTTAGTAACAAACCTAACTTTATGTCGTTCAATAATACCTATTGAAATCATGTTTAGGCTTAAAAACTCATTTACATCCAACCTTTTGACATCCTTTAGGCAATTCAATGAGATTCCACTTGATTTTGATCCGTAGAGTTTAACTCTTTTTCCATAGCATTTAACCATCTAGTAAAATCATCACATTTCATGGtttgtgaaaatgaaattgaattattatCAATTCCTAAGTCAAATCCTAACTTTTGTAAATAAATCACatagttataaaaaataatagatgtCATTTCTCTTTGAAATCTTCTTAATGATATTACTTGTGGTTTAACAACTATGGGTTCATTATTGAAAATTACATCATGGAGTGTTTGATCATTTATTAGTTGTTCTTAACTATTATTTGGTTGAATTACAATTTGAGGAACAACAATCGTAATTCTTGTTGTTCTaaagttcaatttctttttatgtgaattataaattcttaCTTTTGTTGTACAACTCAAATATGTAAGTGTcttaaattgaattttctttctgTCCATAGTTCAAAAGGGGTATTTGGAATTGGAATACCTTGCTTAAAACCCTGTTTAGGAAATACATGACAATCCTAAATGCATATATCCACAAAGATTAGGGTAAAGAAGAATGACTCTTTATACTCTTAACAATTTTCATTAAAGTATGATTACGCTTTTCTGTAACactattttgttgtggtgtatttCACATTGTGTATTGAGCACAAATACCATATCTTTTAAAGAATTTGATAAATGGACTTGgatattgttttgttttatcaATCTTTCTATAACATTTACTATCCCTATCTGACCttacaattttaatatttttatctaattgttGCTCAATCTCTTTAATATACACCTCAAGTGCATCAACTAATTGAGATTTATCATACAATAGATAAATGTAATTATAACatgaaaaatcattaataaatgtgataaaatatttttcttaattaaaagATGGAGTATCAAAAGGTCCATAAATATCAATGCATATAATTTTAATAGGATGTGCTTTTTGCAGCTCATTTTTTagtgtgttttatttgtttttttttaatacaatcaATATACACTTTGAGATCAATAAAATCTAAATGCGAAAAGATTTCATTCTTTGCCAATCTTTGTatcatttttgtaaatatatgatCCAAACATTTATGTTActagaaaatagaattttcatCAAGTAAATTGTTTAGTGCCAACATTATGATGCAAGACCATTAAACTTATAAAAATCATCACATAACATTCTAGAACCAATAAAActattattcttaaataaactaaaagattcaaaatcaaatttaaaagaaaaacctgCTACATCaagtttttgtaaaaaaattaaattgtaagaAAATGTAgacacataaaaaatattaaataaatctaaataatGTTTGGTATCTAAAATTAAACAATAAGTGCTAATACCTTCAATAGGAGCTTTGGTTTTATTCCCCATGAACACAAAATTTTCGTTTGATTTTATGGTTTATGGTTCAGATTATAAGGAATCCTTGCATCGTATTAGAAATataagggcctgttctctttgctgttttcaacccgttttgagttttcagtttttcaaaacactgaaaacgcgttctctttgttattttcaaaaacacattttcgaaaacaacaaaaaaatttacaaagaaaacccaaaacaacattttgttgttttgggtgttttcagttAAAACACACTCAAAAACCCAAAACGCGGAAAACACACCGCCCCCCAACCCAATCTTGcatctccccctctctctctctgtcgaCTTGGCCAAACACCACAGGTCCGCAACTGCCCCCCGCCATCTTCTCCGTCACTGCCCTCCTCCCTTCCAGACTCATCTTCCTTCTTGCCATCGCAACGTCTGCCACCGCCATCGCCGCCACTGCAAGTCGTTCGTCTACGCCTGCCCCCTGCCATCGCCGCCACTGCAAGTCGTTCGTCTACGCCTGCCCCCCGCCATCTTTTTCGCCGCTATCCCCCTCTATTCCAGACTCTTCTTCCTTGTTGGCCATCGCAACGCCAGCCACCACCATCACCGTCGCCTACGTCATCCATCGCAGCGCCTGCCACCGTCGCCTACGCCATCCATCGCTGTGCATCGCATGTCGTTCGCTTACGCCGCTATCTATTCCAGATCCACCGCACCTCGCCGTTCTCTCTTCCAGATCCGCCATCCATGCCCGCCACGCCCAGATCCGCCATCGTCGATCGTCTCTTCCTCCTccccttcttccatttcttgcTTCTTTCTTCTAGCCTTTCTTCTGTCCGCCACTGCCTCTCTCCACGCCCtagtttttcctttaattttttttaattatatatttaaaattttagataaattaatattttactattttatgatttataatttctttttaatatttatgttatagataatttaaatctcaaaattaatgtgaaattttaatttgtaagtaaaaataaatttatcatcaaattaatagttgagttaaataaaaaataattttagaaaatattttataattttaatgtattatatataattagattattagttattttttgtattatattttaaatttttttaattaaatttataatttattaataagtatttataattttaaattaaatttattaaataaaatattatgaaataatttttctcaaaatttcaaaataaacacgttttctaattttttgttttaagaaacagtttttcagaatgacaaaaagaacacgttttcaaaaatctcaaaacagacactcaaaacacaaaactcaaaatgaattcaaaactcaaaactcaaaattaaaacacaaagagaacgcCACCTAAGTAGTTGAATTAAAATCAATCCACCAAATATTATGAGAAGCTTCAATaaagtttgattcaaaacaTACTAAAGTATAATGcttatctttcttttcaaaccaaattttatatttcatagtGTCCAACTTCAttacaaaaataacatttaatggTCCCATATTCCTTCTTGTGAGCACCCTTAGAAGTTTCATCTAGGTTGTGAAAACTtttctttcttacttttttCACTTATCTTTTTAGAATTCTTTTTAGTTTCTTGATGGCTTAAAAGATAAACTAAATGAACTCTTTGATTCTTTAATCTTATCTCCTCTTGAACAAGCATCTTCGTCAATTCATTTACATtccatttgtttttttatagtatTGTAATTCATTTGAAATTATCCATATTGCTTAagagataaaaaattaagtataaattgTACTAAGAAATACTCAtctatattaattttcaaagttTCTAATTTTGCAACTAAGGTCATCATTTTAAGAACATGCACATGAATGGTATGTGAACTATTATATTTCATAGTAGTCAAAGTACTTATTAATATACTAACAACTAACAAATGACTTATTAGTAGTTTGAGAATGTTCTTTCACAAATTTCTTAACATCATCAGTTTTAAGAAGATCTAACTGTCtttaaattatttgcaattgtcattcacaaaaatattaagCTTAATTTGTTCGTTCTTTCCGATATTTTGtggaaatatttttcatcattgtTACTTTCAGCTATAATAGTAGCGGATTTTTCAATTCAGAGCGccaaatcaaaatccaaaatacTTAAGTGAAACTGAATTTTGTTCACTTCAATAACAATAAGAGAAATTCAATCCATTAAACTAAGGAACAAATGAAACATGCAAATGGAGTGAAAATGTACAAATactacaaataaaattaaagtactCATATATTAATGTTTTGAGTCATAACATTTTCACATGAATTCAGAtccaaacatataatataaataaacataaagtaCATCAAAATTCTGATActaaaatatacacaaaaacaaattattgataatcatatatatactaattaaatatatttttttatatttaaatatataaaataaaattaatagaatatactaatcaccatatttatgtTTGTCaattataacaataattaattaacttttgaGCTAATCTTATCTTATAATGCAAACTTTAATTTACCCATAAATAAGTATAATTGCATAATCTTAATGTCATtgttaaacataaaatttgtaggtaattaaaaataatttataacttGAAGTTTAGCCATTTGGTGACTAAcaaattattcataatataaattttaaattataaatatttttcataattcacattattttttttaaatgggtCGGATTATTAGATCGGGTCAACCAATCCAGATCTGGGTAGGTCAACCCGATCTAATATGCGTGGATCCGGTTGTAGCAAATCGAATCCAGACCCCAAATAGTGGGTCAGGTGACTTGACCCAATTTCGGAAAACGGGTCATACTTACCATCGTAAAGGTTGCCTAGGGTTTTCTCTTCTGATCGCCGTCACTGGCTCTTTCCCTTATTCTTTGCAATTTAGCTGCCAGTTTATTGCCTCCCAACGGCGGCCCATCATGCCTTCGGCCGCCGGCAACTCGCGCTACAGGAGCTTTGGGCGCCGGCTGCAAGAGCTTTGACCCATCGCAAGCCGCAAACCAGAGAAGAAGACAGACCACAGCGGAGATGGCTGGTCGAAGACCAAAGGCCCATGGCCGATCGGTCACGGCATAGACGTAAGTCCTATGGACTGTTGGAAATGACGAAAACCGCCggagaaaatgaagagataCGGCCTATCACCGCCCTTAGCTGTCGGTTATCGCCAACAACTGCCACTACTCATCGCTACCAACCTTTCTGGCGAGTGATCTATCATCATACAGCCTGGTTTCAAAACTTCCGGCGATTTCTGGAGTCCAACGGCGAGTTTCTGCAACCGTCATCTCCCTCCCCTTTTTCCCTGTGAACAATCTTCTTacataaaaatagaatttgttaaaatcaaaattttaaattagatcGAAGAATTATCTATAAAATTGAATCATAAATTTGAatggttaaattttaaaaataattaaaattattttaatatatataaatatatttttaaaataatataattttataaaaaataattaatattatttaataacatgattattacactttataattgtatttttcataaataaaaaatatatatttatttaaaaataattttatatattaattttaaaaatattaaataacataaaatttataaatattaaatttatcatttattatcattcatctataatcaaaattttaattattaatttatatataatataaattttaaaatttattgagttTATCACTGAATTTATGGTATTGAATTGCAAGTTAGTTTTGATTCTATAAAAATATGAGTTTATGCATCTAAATTTATGACTTGTAAATTTGTAGTAGTTGACTCATAAATTAGATAACAATAATATaactttaaatgaaaaaatataagtttttaaattattgctTTAATGCCACATGCAAGTCATAAACTTAATATTGAAAGAAACATTAATTGATAAAACATCATATcaataaatcttaaaaattcatatttttcatattatacgAAGAAAGTAAAACATACTTTGATCTattcaaactttaaaatgtaaaaCACATTGCCACTTGACGATggagaaaaaattataagttaattttgatttttgatttttttctttttgatggaGTGAGGATCAAACTCTTAGTTTATATATCTTTgaagttaaataaaattttaatgtttaattattttattaaataaatacaattatatttgataaaataaatttaaatatcatatgtgagtcaaaataattcttacaTAGTTTAGGAAAAATTCTTGAGAGCCAAATAAGTTGATAGACAAACTTATAGAATAAGagctaaaagactaaaatgtccTCACTCACgttatattgtattttttataatgtaataTGGGTGAaggtattttagttttttagctCTTATTCTGTAAGTCTATCTATTAACCTGTCTGACCCTGTAAAAGAACTCCATAATTCAGATACTTGGCCTACTATACCATCGAAGTTTGTTGAAATATAATGCTATCTTATCTTATAAGATGCACATGAAGACGCCTGTATCTGAACCATAGTCAAAACAGAGGAACATGACTgttaaatcatttttagttacttttgtcatttttttaaaGCCAAATACTGATTcctcttttcccttcttttcttttgtttgacaATATGCATTTGAACGTATCATTCAGTCCTTTGAGAAGGAGATGGATCCTCCTTGGAAGAGGCTCCTTGTAAGTTTACTTTCCCACCAATTGCGCTTCTTAATTAAGCGTAATCCCAATTAAGCGTAATCCcagggggaaaaaaagaaaacataaatgtTGACGCGAAAGGATTAATGAAAAGACTTCGTCCGATTAAAGTTAATCACCTGATTGATTGGTCAACTGTCCAATAATCtgagatttttttattcttctcttttttcaaaCTTAGAGGGAAGATTGAaaagagagtttttttttttttttatataaaaaaaagtattttaagtGATTCTTATTCGTATTAAAAGATgtattaaagtaattttttgatttgttaagttttaagAAAGAGCTGAATGAGTAAgatgattaaaaatttatgattttttatattaacaaattaaaattcttattatattataatctaCTAAAATTTAGAGAGATAATGAGATGGAGTTTATTTAGGCACATGATGTGGAGTGTGATTTTGTGCACCCGGGGTGAATGTCACCCTTTGTCAATTTTGTGGGACTCtcgttttttttatttctcctctctttcacTTTCGCTCTTCTTCTTTAACAAGtctcttacttttttttattgttgctACATTCTCTCTTGCTGTGGAGAGGAAAGATGCAGCAACAGTTGATGCGCAATGAAGAGGGAGGATGCGGCGGCAAGAGGGTCGACAACGAAAGAAAGGCAACTGGAGCAAGGGtataagagaaaagagagaaaaatagattgAGAACAGACCCCAATAACTTTTTTATCCCTAAATTAACCCccgggtgggggggggggggggggggggggggggggggaccctTCACCCCGTTAAATAAAGGGTGCACAAAATGGCACTCCGTGATGTGCGGCGGGCAACACAACTAGGGCATTCAGCCCATGATGGCAGGTGTGGGGTGCAGTGCAGTAGGGCCCTTATAAACGTGACATGAGCTCTaactgttaaaaaaaaaagagtggaaATTTGGAATGTGAAATGGCCCTTCTCAACTAACCCAACCACCCATGACCCAACCCTCATCTTCTCTTCCCACTCCCCCACTAAACTCTGATTGTCctaactcaacttttaaatgaaATCTCATGGAATGAGAGACTGAGTCTGAGGGTGGGTGGGAGCCAGCAATCCTTCACTAGGAAAAAGTTGGGTAAtgcctttttttctttatttattttttaataaaataaaggcGAGGCCTTTGATAAAGTTGTTGTCGTAGGGCACATGCTTGGTGTCCAGTCCATTACCATTAGTACTGTTTCTGATATGAACCCATCCATCCATTTCTCTGGGCGGGCCCCCACCACACCAGCCCAAACTCCACAATCCCCGCCTTGCCTTGCCTTCTTACAAATAATAAGCGACCTCTTCGGACACTCTTTTTATGTGATATTTTATGTAACGTTTAGTAATGCTGCTGCTACGTTCAACTAGCATTTTCAAACTCATATATCATATGCTAATTAGATGTGCATTATGTTcgaacttaaaaaaattaaatttttatttgagaagTGCCACTAATAGAGGGGTGACAATGATTTTTACTaaataatactattttttttcacaaagaTATAGATGTTTAGTTGTATTTACTATTTTACTCGTAATAAAAGAATCttgaaatattataattaattgttaaagaTATACCTAGAAAGAGTCAAAGGCCTCTTTTGTTAAAGTGTCTTTTGCTCGCAGGGCCAAAATTAAATCATAACCCGCCTTCCTGCCTTGTCTCCCCGTAATAATGAGtaaaaaaacagagagagagagagagagagagagatctatATAAGAATTGGACAATAACTACATTTGACAAGGCCTGTGCAGCTTCCCTCTTTTCTCCATCCATGGCCTCTTCTGCCAAATCTTTACcactcctcttcctcctcctcgcTCTGTTATCTTCTCAGATCAGCCATGCCAGAGACAGCCAGTTCTTCAGCAAAATCCCCGCCGCCACCACCAACCCAACTGCCAAAGAGTCAGTAGTTGAAGTGAACCCCAACAGACAGCAAGAACCAACCTTCATCCCAGCAGACACCCAAAACTCCTACGGCCACGAATCCGGCCAGCTCTCCCCAACCACCACCTCCGCCGCCGCCACAACCACCACCACTTCTGAACCCTACACCGCCGCCAACGACCTCCCCTTCGAAACCCAATTTCAAGAGCCCTACAGTTACTACAACAAGCACGCGTATGTCACCAAACCGCAAGGCTACGTCCCCACAACCCACTTCTTCAACACTCATCCGCAGAACGGCGGCTACACCGCCCGCACCACCGCCTCCTACAACAACTACTACAATTCTCAGCTGGGTATGAGCGACACGAGGTTTCTAGAGAATGGCAAGTATTACTACGACCCTAAAAGCGAGTACAGTAACAAGGGCTATTATGGGAACCCTGAGAATTCATACGAGGACAGAAAGTGGGGAATGGGAGGCTCAAGCAACGGGCCGTTCTCACAGGGAGGTTTTGAGCCGTGAGCTTTCCAGTTTCTGCACAATCTCAGTGATGCTCGGAGTTTGCATGGTTATGGGATTTTTAGTAGGGAAAAAGTTACTTAATGTTGGTAATTAAGTATAACTacagtaattattatatatgggGGGTTgctttgtgtttgtttattggCATAGTTTTTTCATCAAGAACTTGGTTATGAGATCTTAAATATTCCTACGTTAATTTGTTGTCAAAATTAATTTGGAGTATTTAGAAGTAGAAATTATTAAACTATCCCTAAAAAATAACGAGTCACTACTTGTTATGTCACAAACAATAAGTACGTAACACATCTCTTATCTAACTTAAATCCAGTTCTAAGGGATTAACCCAGATCTAATTTTTCTATATCAATTCGGGACATGAGTTGAATTTGATAGATgtgttcaaatttaaatttaaattaaagatatCGCTATATGATAATAGTTAAATTTGGGAATCTTggaaaaaatctgaaaaattctaacaaatctaaaaaataagtctaaatattttatctccttcaatttatataaaagaaGACTTGTACAAGTAAAATTATCTTACTATAAATTAAACTAAGAGACTCTTTAACTCTATCCACCACTGTTGTAAATGCAAATCTCAAAACATACTTAATCCATTACAGAATCCGTTATAATGATTCCAACCATCATCAAGGCTTGTGATGTTTAATATCCTGAACAGGCATATAAATTCTTGTGTACTTAGTGtgtgtgattaattaatttattcgaTTTACACCTAAAAGGTGTTGATAATAAGTTCTCACCATAGATCAAAAGAAGAATAAACTAGTATTTctttatccaaaaaaataaacactatCACAGTAGAAGCCTGGTTGATTCGAGtgactttttctattttttgtgggtcaagagagaaaaagaatacTATCACAGTAGAAGTCTGCAGGTTGGTCTGGAcgaatttttgttgttgttttgagttaaaaagttcaaaatttaaatgCACCCACTTACATAATAGAATTGATCATGTGAATTacagtaaaaataaaatgattaatttacTTTGTCGAGAATAACTGTTTTGTCAAATTCAACATTTTTTCAACAAGTTGGATCGAtcagattttgtttttgattaattttttcaaacagAAAGCATAGCTGGTGTAGACTTTTAAGCCATTAAAAGGCGACTTGACAGGAACTCAATAGCGTGGTGGACGGCGGGGTGTTTATGCCTTAAGAGTTAATTTCAATTGAGAGCATCGAGACCtaattactttaatttctttttgcaatTTTCAGCAATCACGGTGGTTGATTGAAGCTCAAAGTTTAATTAGtgggaaaatgctattggtatacctttgtgtacactttaagctacacaaaggtgtatcaatgacaaaaatatccctctgaggcgcatagaggcgcgtgagacGCATGGAGAGGCGCAaggtatttttatcattgatacaccttgtgtagcctaagatgtacaaaaataatgtacGTGTAACATGACTCTAATTAGTGACCCGCCACTGCGGCTTTATTACCATATCCACCCAAATTACGCATCCATCAATCAATCACAACATCTTCacagtaattttaattttttatattagattttttatttgataataaaataagagCGATATTCTCTCGGACTGCACTAGCGTAATGCTACAAGGTATGATGAATGATAATTATTAGTACATGTGACAACTCATGTGACATGGACCTCACATCTAGttgactttttaatttattaaaagagaaagaaaaatcaggtccagaaaaaaagaaaaacatctcTCAACTTCTTTTGTGTCATTATGGCGATTTTCATTCCTTCAAACCCATCATCTCTCTATTtgttttttgatgaaattttttctgCGCATGTGTTGTCGATAAGGGTCGCCAGATTCATTGTTTGCCACCACAACTCACTTTCTGATTATGCCAGTTGCCTCCCACCATGATAAACAGTCGAAATAATCTCTAATTGTATCTAGTATTGAACGACTAACTCCACTCactaaaagtaatttttatcAATTGTGCTTATCCAAGGATTCCATCGTGTTCTCTTTGGTCAATTCTAACCTACATTATAAGTTTTTTTGTAGTTTGTCTTAAAAAATCATTAGCGATTAtgtcttgaattttttttaatcatattcATAATTTGGTTAGTCCTAATACCCTTTTATGTcttgaaaataattaagtaatttctttgtaatttgtcaaatttttaaCATGTATTTGAAGAACTTGACAACATAAGCTTCTTGGCATAGCTGGCCGTGCTTGAAAAGAAATGGTTGTGAAATTTTTTGGCATAATAGGTCTGCTAGTTTATAGGTTAAATCTTGAAAAAAGATTATAGAAAGTACATTGATAAGAAAAGAAGATTACAACTTGATACTAGAGATGCTGAAGCAATTCATAATTATTTCGTTCAGATGCAAGCAAATAATTCAAGCTTCTTTTATATGATGGATGTAGATGACAAATCTTGAATCAGGAACTTATTTTGGGCTGATGCAAGAAGTAGGGTAGCTTATGAAGAATTTGGTGATATAGTTACATTTAATACAACTTATTTGAGAAATAAGTATGACATGTCCTTTGCACATTTTATGGTTGTAAACCGCCATGTGCACtcaattttatttggatgtggGTTATTATCAAATAAGGACGCtatcttattatatttatctGGTTTGTTCGTACTTGGCAAGTATACATGTCTGGAAATGTATCGAGTGCGATAATTAAAGATCAAGATAAAGCAATGCAAAATGCAATCGATGTTGTGTTTCTTAATTCTAGATATCATTGTTGTCTATGGCATATAATGAAAAAAGGTGCCAGGGAAGTGCTAAGGGGCTATAAATTAtacgaaaaaataaaaaatgtgttgCGCAATGTTGTTTATGAATCTTTAGAGAAggcaaaatttgaagaaaagtaGGAATAGTTTATTAATGAGTTCGATTTTCATGAAAATGAATGATTAGATAGTTTGCACAAAGAAAGACACGTTGGGTTCCTACATTTGTAAATGACATATTTTGGGATGGTATGTTAACCTAACAACATAGTGAAAGTATGAATGCATTTTTTGAAAGTATGAATGCATTTTTTGAAGGCTACGTAAATTCAAAGACAACATTGAAGTAATTTGTGGAGCAGTACAATAACGCTTTAAGAAGAAAGGTCAAAAAGGAAAACGGTGATGATTTCTAATCTTTTACTTCATGGATTCCTTGTGTAACAcattttgaaatagaaaattaatttcaaagtGTATACACTAACTCAAagtttaaagaattttaaaaagagttgactgaaaaattatattgagaagtttcatatcttgataagaGAAATGGATTATTTGATGTGGTCTATGATAGAATGGTTTGAGATAGAcataaaagattttattttaatgtttattggAATGAGGGGAAAAGTGAGGTTAAATGTGCTTGTCGATTGTTTGAATTTTGAGGGATTTTATATCGGTATGCTTTGTCAGTTCTTATTATTTTGGTAAGGCTTTTAGTGAAAACAATGGGCTTCATAGTCCTCTAGCTATTCGAAGATAGGGGCGTCCACCCAAGACTAGAAGAGTCTTCAATGCAGAGAAGTTTGttttgaagaagagaaaatgtgaagacaaaaaaattcaacaaaaagagagagaaaattgaggtAGCTGACTacattttatctcaaaattctgtttgaaaaattataatctaTTTAAACAtactaaatatttattattttaatttactaTAATTAGTCTTAGACAACCGGATATTAGCATGTCCATTGGAGTTGGCACACAAGAAAGTTTAGGTATCCAggtaatgttattttattttgataatctacaatttttatattattttgatgataatttttatattatcttgtataatttttatacaaGCATT is from Diospyros lotus cultivar Yz01 chromosome 2, ASM1463336v1, whole genome shotgun sequence and encodes:
- the LOC127793906 gene encoding protein E6-like, encoding MASSAKSLPLLFLLLALLSSQISHARDSQFFSKIPAATTNPTAKESVVEVNPNRQQEPTFIPADTQNSYGHESGQLSPTTTSAAATTTTTSEPYTAANDLPFETQFQEPYSYYNKHAYVTKPQGYVPTTHFFNTHPQNGGYTARTTASYNNYYNSQLGMSDTRFLENGKYYYDPKSEYSNKGYYGNPENSYEDRKWGMGGSSNGPFSQGGFEP